GGCGAAGCTGAATGAAGGCTGGTTCAAGGGTCCATACACGCCGCTCAACTACGCGCTGAACTTTTACAGGCCAGCCGGTTACCAGCAGGTGGAGTGGACCTTCCCCATCAAATACAAGACGCTCGATAACAACGATCCGATTCCCGAAACGAAGGCACTCATGAAGATCATAGAAGAAGTGAAACCGATCTTTATATACAGCCTGCACAACGCCGGTTTCGGAGGAGTTTACAACTACATCTCCGAGGACGCCCCGATTCTCTACCCGATATTCGAAAAGGCCTACACCGATCTGGACATCCCCGCGGCCCTCGGGGAACCCGAGATGCCCTACGCGGTCAAATTCGCCGATGCCGTTTACAAAATGCCGACGACCGTTGACACTTATGAATTCTACGCCGCTAACTCCGATAAGGATCCGGCCGAGATCATTGGCAAATGCGGAACCTGCAGTTACGATTACGGGAGACTCTTTAACGAGAAGGTCTTCGAGCTTGTCTGCGAAGTCCCCTATTACTACAACCCGAAGATAGAAGACCTATCTTTGACAGAGTTCGTGAGGCGTGACCTAGTTCTGGCAAATCTGGAGGATATGAAGTCTAATTATCAGAAGATCAAAGATATCTATTTCCCACTGAAGGAGAAGATAACCATAGAATCTCCCCTGAAAACGGCCCTCGATCATTTCATCGAATCGGCCGACAAACACCTGCCCGTGCAAGAAAACTGGGCAAAGACTGCCAAAGAGCTGGACGCAAAAGCGACTGTGGCCGAAGCCTTCGACAACGGGCCAGTCTCGAAGACTTACAAGATGCTGATGTGGGGTATGTTGAGAAGAATTTTGCTCCTCAACTTCGAAAAGACTGGCGAGCGTGAATTGAAAGAGGCCGCGGAAAAAGTGTACAAACAGATGAAGGAGATGAGCGACGCTCTGGAAGGCGAGCTCGACTATGTGGTGATACCAATAAAAAAGCTGGTGCAGATCCAGCTTATGAGCGGACTTTACGCGGCATTGTACGCCATCGAGAAGAACTCGTAGTAGAAGCTGTGCTTATTTTCTGATTCCCGCTCCATTTTCTGTGGCGGACCCGATAACCGGGTCCGCTTTTTTGTTAGAATTCTATGATGATATAATTGTCTTGCTCAGATTAAGTTCAACTTCATCAACAGGCAGGAGGTGCGAGATGCTAAAGAAGTTCGTTTTGATCTGTGTGCTTGTTGTTCTCTCCGCAATGGTATTCGCGGGAATAATAGGCCACGTGAAGGAAGTGGACAAGTACGGAAACGTGCACACGGATATACCGGTGGAAGCTGTCGTTTATGCGGCCATAGAAGCCGGCGATATGGTCTCGATCGGGATCGGGGAGACCACCATTGTAGTCCCGTTCGTCACCACCTACGGCGATGTGGACAGGGGAAGCGCGCTTGCTAGATACTCCGGCGATCACGTCCTTCTAGCCATCAATTACGGAAACTTCG
This portion of the Mesotoga infera genome encodes:
- a CDS encoding M14 family zinc carboxypeptidase; translated protein: MDAIKEVIKNVPEYTFFKTVDELNESSRELAEKHPEIASFYQIGNSMAGDPIYCLKIGKGSKAILMYGFPHPNEPIGSMVLDYLSWQLAENEAFRNKFEDVSWYIVKAADNDGAKLNEGWFKGPYTPLNYALNFYRPAGYQQVEWTFPIKYKTLDNNDPIPETKALMKIIEEVKPIFIYSLHNAGFGGVYNYISEDAPILYPIFEKAYTDLDIPAALGEPEMPYAVKFADAVYKMPTTVDTYEFYAANSDKDPAEIIGKCGTCSYDYGRLFNEKVFELVCEVPYYYNPKIEDLSLTEFVRRDLVLANLEDMKSNYQKIKDIYFPLKEKITIESPLKTALDHFIESADKHLPVQENWAKTAKELDAKATVAEAFDNGPVSKTYKMLMWGMLRRILLLNFEKTGERELKEAAEKVYKQMKEMSDALEGELDYVVIPIKKLVQIQLMSGLYAALYAIEKNS